Proteins encoded together in one Pseudomonadota bacterium window:
- a CDS encoding AsmA family protein: MRKLFYAVMGLVALLIVAVIAVALFVDLNQYKGEIAAELEAATGREVTLGGDIHVTFWPSIGAAIEDVEIANAPGASDEPMLRAETIQAVVAITPLLSGEVQVESIRIVNPVLLVETLTDGSSNLTFEGTADAAGGTGSGSLSPSGDQTEVRIDEVEIVGGTVIYRDLAGGVDETIGDIALTAQARTLQGPFEADGSLTARGVTTSFAVDVGSLSRPTIPISLRLIEGDQVARLTFTGNLEAIDSAPKASGSLIVQADSLAAALTPLVADLSPAVRELTNETFELDAQVSAGSEAISLVDLALSLGDLRATGDAEVALGEITTVDIALSANQLDGDRLAAMFAGEPGAPADDTEGDAQAGGDELVGEDGAGDEGLADDNPMAGLAVTADIRVGAVTYQEGVIRQAHLIAQMEDGVIAVQQLSAGLPGGTSLAVTGELDSDLDRPAFRGQMELASDNIRAALDWLQIELPQMAAERLRRVDLFTSFSVEPGVVALVDMDLSIDSSRMTGSLGADWTGIPAVTANVALDRINLDAYIVSPVPDDGAGDVAVDQQSDGSSETATGLALPPMPEINADIKARVGALTYNGVAIDSLVLDGTLIDRRIDLRNFSADIADASVRAAGLIDPATTAVSVRYAIEAPNIGGLVRLLAIDLPVSPEDLGATSLVGSVEGDTSTAEVKQRLETALGSASADGTLSDVLGTPGFDGRLGLRSESYMRLVRAFGGDVGGARDSAIAFAADVDTDGNEATFNAVLEAVDATLRASGSVTGIAAAPSYDVRAKLEHSEFATLMAAVGAVDAMQPVGLLDLTITAEGDASGVSGHLVSSTIGPSTLNGTLEGNLEGERPYFNLRLAGDNLYLDPFLAGGADDGGGQASSGSASESAGGSDGEGGGSRWSSEPLDLAALRSLDGRAEITGASATLQDLTFNNPVIVATLNDGVLQLEQFRGGVFDGQIDVTGQLGDGSPNTVSVDFVASDVDAQQVLLHFADNGDITGRLYLKGSLNGSGDSERALIESLAGNGDLSMIDGVIDGFDLPKISERLDNLDNELAIASLMDDATSGGQTRFTEVEGTFVVTDGIVRSDDLRAIMEAGAARFTLLADLPRWLVDLDGVMELTEHENSPRILISLDGPIDNPNRVVDTRELQAFLVQRAVETAIRKYGDEDDDSTAGQLLNILTGNQPDAEASTPPVTEEPQTVEPVIEDVEIIEEAPSQEPPVEGAESAEDQAVIQPEAKPEEPPEEPKNVEDLNAEDLLNILTGNQDQTGGGDQPTGETPADEQPSQEGGDQPLNTETLLKDLLEGLGNN; this comes from the coding sequence GTGCGCAAGCTGTTTTATGCGGTCATGGGCCTCGTCGCCCTGTTGATCGTTGCCGTCATCGCCGTGGCCCTGTTTGTCGACCTCAATCAGTACAAGGGTGAAATCGCGGCTGAACTGGAAGCCGCGACCGGACGCGAGGTGACGCTTGGCGGCGACATCCACGTGACGTTCTGGCCGTCGATCGGCGCGGCGATCGAGGATGTGGAAATCGCCAACGCGCCTGGCGCCTCCGATGAGCCGATGCTGCGCGCCGAGACGATCCAGGCGGTCGTCGCGATCACCCCACTCCTGTCCGGCGAGGTACAGGTCGAGAGCATCAGGATCGTCAATCCAGTCCTGCTGGTCGAGACGTTGACCGACGGATCAAGCAACCTGACTTTCGAAGGCACAGCCGACGCCGCCGGCGGAACCGGGTCCGGTTCGTTATCGCCGAGCGGCGACCAGACCGAGGTTCGAATCGACGAGGTCGAGATTGTCGGCGGTACGGTGATCTATCGCGACCTTGCCGGCGGTGTCGACGAAACGATCGGCGACATCGCGCTCACCGCCCAGGCGCGGACACTGCAGGGACCGTTTGAGGCGGACGGAAGCCTCACCGCGCGCGGCGTGACGACCAGTTTCGCCGTTGATGTCGGCAGTTTGTCACGGCCCACGATCCCGATCAGCCTCAGGCTGATCGAGGGTGATCAAGTTGCGCGCTTGACCTTCACCGGCAATCTGGAGGCGATCGACAGCGCGCCAAAGGCGTCCGGCAGCCTGATCGTGCAAGCCGACTCACTGGCGGCGGCGCTGACACCGCTGGTTGCCGACCTGTCGCCGGCCGTCCGCGAACTCACCAATGAAACATTCGAACTGGATGCCCAGGTCTCGGCCGGCAGCGAAGCCATCAGCCTGGTTGATCTCGCGCTCTCGCTCGGCGACTTGCGGGCGACTGGTGACGCCGAGGTCGCATTGGGTGAGATCACCACCGTGGATATCGCGCTGAGCGCCAATCAGTTGGATGGTGATCGGCTCGCGGCAATGTTTGCCGGCGAGCCCGGTGCTCCCGCTGACGACACGGAAGGCGACGCGCAGGCCGGCGGCGATGAATTGGTCGGTGAAGATGGCGCAGGCGACGAAGGCCTGGCCGACGACAACCCCATGGCGGGGCTGGCGGTCACGGCGGACATCCGGGTCGGCGCGGTGACCTATCAGGAAGGCGTCATCCGCCAAGCGCATTTGATCGCCCAGATGGAAGACGGCGTGATTGCCGTTCAACAGCTCAGCGCGGGTCTGCCGGGTGGCACCAGTCTTGCGGTGACGGGAGAGCTGGACAGCGATCTCGACCGACCGGCCTTTCGTGGCCAGATGGAGTTGGCATCCGACAATATCCGCGCCGCCCTGGATTGGCTTCAGATCGAATTGCCGCAGATGGCCGCCGAACGTCTGCGACGGGTCGACCTCTTTACCTCATTCAGTGTGGAGCCCGGTGTCGTCGCCCTGGTTGATATGGACCTCAGCATTGATTCCTCCCGCATGACCGGCAGCCTGGGCGCTGATTGGACGGGCATACCGGCCGTCACCGCGAACGTCGCGCTCGATCGCATCAACCTGGACGCCTACATCGTCAGCCCGGTGCCGGACGATGGTGCCGGTGACGTGGCGGTCGACCAGCAGTCAGACGGTTCGTCGGAAACCGCGACCGGGTTGGCACTGCCGCCGATGCCGGAAATCAACGCGGACATCAAGGCACGGGTCGGCGCGCTGACCTATAACGGCGTCGCCATCGACTCGCTGGTCTTGGACGGCACGCTGATCGATCGCCGCATCGATCTCAGAAACTTCAGCGCCGACATCGCGGATGCGTCGGTTCGCGCGGCCGGTCTGATCGATCCGGCGACAACGGCGGTTTCGGTACGGTATGCGATTGAAGCACCCAACATCGGCGGGCTTGTGCGTTTGCTGGCCATCGATCTTCCGGTGTCGCCGGAAGATCTGGGCGCCACAAGCCTGGTCGGCAGCGTCGAGGGCGACACGTCGACGGCCGAGGTCAAGCAGAGGCTGGAGACCGCGCTCGGCTCGGCGTCGGCCGATGGTACGCTTAGCGACGTGCTGGGCACGCCCGGCTTCGACGGCCGGCTGGGTTTGCGCAGCGAGAGCTACATGCGCCTGGTGCGGGCGTTTGGCGGCGATGTCGGCGGCGCCAGGGACTCAGCGATTGCCTTCGCCGCCGACGTCGATACGGATGGCAACGAGGCGACGTTCAACGCGGTGCTCGAGGCGGTGGATGCGACGTTGCGGGCGAGCGGCAGTGTGACCGGTATTGCTGCCGCGCCGAGTTACGACGTCCGCGCCAAACTTGAACACAGCGAGTTCGCGACATTGATGGCGGCTGTCGGCGCGGTGGATGCGATGCAACCGGTCGGTCTCCTGGACCTCACGATAACGGCGGAAGGCGATGCGTCTGGCGTGTCCGGTCACCTGGTGTCGTCGACCATCGGTCCATCGACGTTGAACGGCACGCTGGAAGGAAACCTGGAAGGCGAGCGGCCTTACTTCAACCTCAGGCTGGCGGGCGACAACCTCTATCTCGACCCCTTCCTGGCCGGCGGCGCGGACGATGGCGGTGGCCAGGCAAGCAGCGGTTCCGCCAGTGAATCCGCCGGCGGTTCGGACGGTGAGGGTGGCGGGTCACGCTGGTCGTCGGAACCGCTCGACCTCGCCGCGTTACGCAGCCTGGATGGCCGTGCCGAAATCACCGGCGCCAGTGCGACCCTGCAGGACCTCACATTCAACAACCCGGTGATCGTCGCGACATTGAACGACGGCGTGTTGCAACTGGAACAGTTCCGGGGCGGCGTGTTTGACGGTCAGATCGACGTGACGGGTCAGCTTGGCGACGGATCTCCCAACACGGTGTCGGTCGACTTCGTCGCCAGCGATGTCGATGCCCAGCAGGTGCTGCTGCACTTCGCCGACAACGGCGATATCACCGGCCGGCTCTATCTGAAGGGCAGTCTGAACGGATCGGGCGACAGCGAACGCGCGTTGATCGAGAGCCTGGCCGGCAACGGCGACCTCTCCATGATCGACGGAGTGATCGACGGCTTCGACCTGCCGAAGATCAGCGAGCGTTTGGACAACCTGGATAACGAGCTTGCCATTGCCTCCCTGATGGACGATGCGACCAGCGGCGGCCAGACGCGATTTACCGAGGTCGAAGGCACGTTTGTCGTCACCGACGGCATTGTGCGCTCCGATGACTTGCGCGCGATCATGGAAGCGGGCGCGGCCCGCTTCACGCTGTTGGCCGATCTGCCGCGTTGGCTCGTTGACCTGGACGGGGTCATGGAGCTGACCGAACACGAGAACTCGCCGCGCATCCTGATCTCGCTCGACGGCCCGATCGACAACCCCAATCGTGTGGTCGATACGCGCGAGTTGCAGGCTTTTCTCGTGCAGCGTGCCGTCGAGACGGCAATACGCAAGTACGGCGACGAGGACGACGATAGTACGGCCGGCCAGTTGCTGAACATCCTGACCGGCAACCAGCCGGACGCCGAGGCCAGCACGCCGCCCGTGACGGAGGAACCTCAGACGGTGGAGCCGGTTATCGAGGACGTTGAGATAATCGAAGAAGCGCCGAGCCAAGAACCGCCGGTTGAAGGCGCCGAATCGGCGGAGGATCAGGCCGTTATTCAGCCGGAGGCGAAGCCGGAGGAGCCGCCGGAGGAGCCAAAGAACGTCGAGGATCTGAACGCCGAAGATCTCTTAAACATCCTGACCGGCAATCAGGACCAAACGGGTGGCGGCGATCAGCCGACGGGGGAAACACCTGCTGATGAACAGCCGTCACAAGAGGGCGGCGACCAGCCACTCAATACCGAGACGCTGCTCAAGGATCTTTTGGAAGGTCTGGGCAACAACTAA
- a CDS encoding extracellular solute-binding protein, translating into MTLRRRILAAAVLGGVLTAGTAVSAEEVNVYTSRHYDTDLAIYDAFTEATGIEVNLIEDKAGALIERIKAEGANSPADVLITVDAANLAAASEAGFFQSADSATLNERVPESLRHPDGYWYALTKRARIIMYRKDDVDVTGLERYEDLADPRFDDMICIRSSSNVYNQSLVSSLIAVNGSEAAEAWVDGLIENFARDPQSNDTGQIKAVVAGECDIAVANTYYLARLRSSDDPENRAIGEAVAVIMPNQGDRGTHINVSGAGVLKNAPNRDNAVKLLEYLVSDEGQRAFAEGNNEWPSVDGVPHAVILDDLYGDFVEDDLNPALYGANRVEAVEMMEAHGWE; encoded by the coding sequence ATGACACTCCGACGACGTATTCTCGCTGCCGCCGTGCTGGGCGGAGTTCTCACGGCGGGCACCGCCGTGTCCGCCGAGGAGGTGAACGTCTACACCTCCCGCCACTACGACACCGATCTGGCGATCTACGATGCGTTTACCGAGGCCACCGGCATCGAGGTCAACCTGATCGAGGACAAGGCCGGCGCACTCATCGAACGGATCAAGGCCGAAGGGGCGAACAGCCCGGCCGATGTCCTGATTACCGTCGACGCGGCCAATCTGGCCGCCGCGTCAGAGGCCGGTTTCTTCCAGTCGGCGGATTCGGCGACACTGAACGAGCGCGTGCCGGAATCGCTGCGCCATCCCGATGGATACTGGTACGCGCTGACCAAGCGGGCGCGGATCATCATGTACCGCAAGGACGATGTCGACGTGACCGGCCTTGAGCGCTACGAGGATCTTGCCGATCCGCGTTTTGACGACATGATCTGCATCCGCTCGTCCAGCAACGTCTATAACCAGTCTCTTGTTTCGTCGCTTATCGCCGTCAATGGCTCGGAGGCGGCGGAGGCGTGGGTCGACGGGCTTATCGAGAACTTCGCGCGCGATCCGCAGTCCAACGACACCGGCCAGATCAAAGCCGTGGTGGCCGGCGAGTGCGACATTGCCGTTGCCAACACCTATTACCTGGCGCGGCTGCGCAGTTCCGACGACCCCGAAAACCGCGCCATTGGCGAAGCGGTTGCCGTCATCATGCCCAACCAGGGCGACCGAGGCACCCACATCAATGTCAGTGGTGCCGGCGTCTTGAAGAACGCGCCCAATCGCGACAACGCGGTCAAACTGCTGGAGTACCTGGTTAGCGACGAAGGTCAGCGGGCGTTCGCTGAAGGCAATAATGAGTGGCCCTCCGTGGACGGCGTGCCGCACGCGGTCATTCTGGATGATCTCTATGGCGACTTCGTCGAGGACGACCTTAACCCCGCGCTTTATGGCGCGAACCGGGTTGAGGCTGTCGAGATGATGGAAGCGCACGGCTGGGAGTAA
- a CDS encoding iron ABC transporter permease, whose translation MTDVSTPGSKETVDAARIKWRWPSGLTLSVMLISVLVALPIVAVVVNIFAPSEGLWVNLVRTVLPTYLINTVILMVGVGVFVTMIGTGAAWLVTMCRFPGRGVVEWALVLPFAVPAYVLAYVYTDLMEYAGPIQTWLRELFEWGRRDYWFPNIRSLPGAIAMLAMVLYPYVYLLARTAFLNQSAAALEVSRALGYGPWRSFWKVALRMGRPGIVAGLALALMETLADFGTVDFFGVQTFTTGIYRTWFLKGSPVVAAQLASCLLVFVMAVMLAERLSRGDARYHGSGGRFTPLPSYALKGPRAWLALALCVLPVLCGFLVPGAILLEMAIQDGDPLFDSRFLRYAFSSISVAAMASILAVAAAVILGYGTRLNPSPLARLATRVASMGYAIPGSVIAVGILIPFGLFDNWLDGLTREYLGVSVGLVLTGGIVGLLFAYVVRFLAVAFNAVEAGLTKITPSMDGAARSLGHGPIATLVKIHVPLLRASLLTGILLVFVDVMKELPATLIVRPFNFETLATRVYRLASDERLSEASTAALAIVVAGVLPVILLSWQISRSRPGMQADVSRASKSRS comes from the coding sequence ATGACTGACGTCTCGACGCCCGGCAGCAAGGAAACCGTGGACGCGGCGCGCATCAAATGGCGCTGGCCGAGCGGTCTGACCTTGTCGGTGATGCTGATCTCGGTCTTGGTCGCGCTTCCCATCGTCGCCGTGGTCGTCAACATTTTCGCGCCCAGCGAGGGTCTGTGGGTCAATCTGGTGCGCACGGTCCTGCCGACCTATCTGATCAACACCGTGATCTTGATGGTCGGCGTCGGCGTGTTCGTCACCATGATCGGGACGGGCGCGGCCTGGCTTGTCACGATGTGCCGTTTTCCCGGGCGCGGCGTGGTCGAATGGGCGCTGGTGCTGCCGTTCGCCGTGCCGGCCTATGTGTTGGCCTATGTCTACACGGACCTGATGGAGTACGCCGGACCGATCCAGACATGGCTGCGCGAGCTCTTTGAGTGGGGCAGGCGCGACTATTGGTTCCCGAATATCCGCTCGCTGCCCGGCGCCATCGCCATGCTGGCCATGGTGCTCTATCCCTATGTCTATCTTCTCGCGCGCACCGCTTTCCTGAACCAATCGGCGGCGGCGCTGGAGGTGAGCCGTGCGCTGGGCTACGGGCCCTGGCGCAGTTTCTGGAAGGTCGCGCTGCGAATGGGCAGGCCCGGCATCGTCGCAGGTCTGGCGCTGGCCCTGATGGAAACGCTGGCCGATTTCGGTACGGTCGATTTCTTCGGCGTGCAGACCTTCACCACCGGCATCTATCGCACCTGGTTTCTGAAGGGTTCGCCGGTCGTCGCCGCCCAGCTTGCAAGCTGCCTGCTGGTCTTTGTCATGGCGGTGATGCTGGCGGAACGGCTGTCGCGCGGTGACGCACGCTATCACGGCAGCGGCGGCCGCTTCACACCGCTGCCCAGCTATGCGCTCAAGGGGCCGCGCGCCTGGCTCGCCCTTGCCTTGTGCGTCCTGCCGGTACTCTGTGGATTCCTGGTGCCGGGCGCCATTCTGCTGGAGATGGCCATTCAGGACGGCGATCCGCTCTTCGACAGCCGCTTTCTGCGCTATGCGTTCTCCAGCATCTCGGTGGCGGCGATGGCGTCAATCCTCGCCGTCGCGGCTGCGGTGATCCTGGGCTACGGAACGCGCCTTAATCCGTCGCCCCTGGCGCGTCTCGCGACACGCGTGGCGTCAATGGGTTACGCCATTCCGGGCTCGGTCATCGCGGTCGGCATCCTGATCCCGTTCGGCCTGTTCGATAACTGGCTCGACGGGCTGACGCGCGAGTACCTCGGCGTTTCCGTCGGCCTGGTGCTGACCGGCGGTATCGTCGGCCTGCTGTTTGCGTACGTCGTGCGGTTCCTGGCCGTCGCCTTTAACGCGGTCGAAGCGGGGCTGACAAAGATAACGCCGTCCATGGATGGAGCGGCGCGCTCACTGGGTCACGGTCCCATCGCCACGCTGGTCAAAATCCATGTGCCGCTGCTGCGCGCGAGTCTCTTGACCGGTATCCTGCTTGTCTTCGTCGACGTCATGAAGGAACTGCCGGCGACGCTTATCGTCAGGCCCTTCAACTTTGAGACCCTGGCGACGCGTGTCTATCGGCTGGCGTCCGATGAACGGCTGTCCGAGGCGTCGACGGCGGCACTTGCCATTGTCGTCGCCGGTGTCCTGCCGGTCATTCTTTTGTCCTGGCAGATCAGCCGCTCGCGGCCGGGCATGCAGGCGGATGTTTCGCGGGCGTCAAAGTCACGATCCTAA
- a CDS encoding trypsin-like peptidase domain-containing protein, translating into MGTSRKHGPTGIVMRCLQAPLLAALVAASLAVTAPASAFSTEDGWYAYDAGDFPRAFRVWSALAAKGDAEAQYLVGYLYDDGLGVEHNLAEAARWYRMAAEQHHVYAQFNLAIMYSDGIGLPRDPVEAYRWFMLAADTPDLIDRRDALSAAEDVALGMTKVEIEQADRLIRAWRASKGLAESEDELYAPGAGEPWGDGTGFAVTGDGHVLTNHHVIDGCLRLEALVGKERVKSVDVLAVDPYADLALVKLDRTFDATAPFRDGPTLQLGEPVMVAGYPMRHVVSTSFTVTTGIISAMVGIDDYAGELQISAPVQPGNSGGPLLDRAGNVIGIVSAQLDEWYAVDAVNALPQNINFAIHGQVVQKFLGKHQVSFVRRTSDETLPSAAIADAARDFTLVIECYDTP; encoded by the coding sequence GTGGGTACGTCCCGAAAACATGGTCCGACCGGCATCGTGATGCGATGTCTGCAGGCGCCGCTGCTCGCTGCTCTGGTCGCCGCGAGCCTGGCCGTCACGGCGCCGGCCAGTGCGTTCAGCACGGAAGACGGATGGTATGCTTACGACGCCGGCGACTTCCCGCGCGCATTCCGGGTGTGGTCAGCGCTGGCCGCAAAGGGGGATGCCGAGGCGCAATATCTCGTCGGCTATCTTTATGACGACGGTTTGGGCGTCGAGCACAACCTGGCAGAGGCGGCGCGCTGGTACCGCATGGCGGCCGAACAGCATCACGTCTACGCCCAGTTCAACCTTGCCATCATGTATAGCGACGGCATCGGCTTGCCCCGCGACCCCGTCGAAGCCTATCGCTGGTTCATGCTGGCGGCCGACACGCCGGACCTGATCGACCGGCGCGATGCGTTGAGCGCCGCCGAAGACGTCGCCCTGGGCATGACCAAGGTCGAGATCGAGCAGGCCGATCGGTTGATCCGCGCGTGGCGCGCGTCGAAAGGCCTGGCCGAAAGCGAAGACGAGCTCTACGCGCCAGGCGCTGGCGAACCCTGGGGCGACGGCACCGGATTTGCCGTGACGGGCGATGGTCACGTCTTGACCAACCACCACGTGATCGATGGCTGCCTGCGCCTGGAGGCGCTTGTCGGCAAGGAACGCGTTAAATCCGTCGATGTCCTGGCTGTCGATCCCTACGCCGATCTCGCGCTGGTCAAGCTGGACAGGACGTTCGACGCAACGGCGCCGTTTCGCGACGGCCCGACGCTGCAGCTCGGCGAACCGGTGATGGTCGCCGGGTACCCAATGCGACACGTGGTGTCGACCAGCTTTACCGTCACCACCGGCATCATCAGCGCCATGGTCGGGATCGACGACTATGCCGGTGAACTTCAGATCAGCGCGCCGGTCCAGCCCGGCAACAGCGGCGGCCCGCTGCTGGATCGCGCCGGCAATGTCATTGGCATCGTTTCGGCCCAGTTGGACGAGTGGTACGCCGTTGATGCGGTCAACGCACTGCCCCAGAACATCAACTTCGCGATCCACGGCCAGGTTGTTCAGAAGTTTCTTGGCAAACATCAGGTCAGCTTTGTCCGGCGAACGAGCGATGAAACACTGCCGTCCGCGGCAATCGCCGACGCGGCGAGAGACTTCACGCTGGTTATCGAGTGCTACGACACGCCGTGA
- the fumC gene encoding class II fumarate hydratase, protein MADTTETRTETDSLGEMAVPADRYWGAQTQRSLQNFRISDDHMPAPLIHAYGIVKKAAAQVNQQNGKLDPALSAAIQKAADEVIDGTLTDHFPLVVWQTGSGTQTNMNTNEVISNRAIEILGGEIGSKSPVHPNDHVNMSQSSNDSFPTAMHVATAVEINRSLIPALEHLHQALSDKAAAFDDIIKIGRTHLQDATPLTLGQEFSGYARQIELGIARVKASLPHVYALAMGGTAVGTGLNTPAGFDVEFAAKVADLTGLPFSTAPNKFEALAAHDAMVEVSGALNVLAVSCNKIAGDIRLLGSGPRCGIGELALPANEPGSSIMPGKVNPTQSEAMTMVCAQVMGNHVAVTFGGAQGHFELNVFKPVIIFNVLHSIRLLADASMSFADNCVIGIEPNRERIAKLRDESLMLVTALNPHIGYDKAAKVAKKAHADGSTLKDAAVALGYLTAEEFDQWVRPENMVRPAS, encoded by the coding sequence ATGGCCGATACCACCGAGACGCGTACTGAGACCGATTCCTTAGGTGAAATGGCGGTTCCCGCCGACCGCTACTGGGGCGCCCAGACCCAGCGCTCGCTGCAGAACTTTCGGATCAGCGACGACCACATGCCGGCGCCGTTGATCCATGCCTATGGCATCGTCAAAAAGGCTGCGGCCCAGGTGAACCAGCAGAACGGCAAGCTCGACCCCGCGCTGTCGGCAGCCATCCAGAAGGCGGCCGACGAGGTGATCGACGGCACGCTGACCGATCATTTCCCGCTGGTGGTGTGGCAGACGGGATCGGGCACCCAGACCAATATGAATACCAACGAGGTGATTTCGAACCGGGCGATCGAGATCCTCGGCGGTGAGATTGGCTCTAAGTCGCCGGTGCATCCCAACGACCACGTCAACATGAGCCAGTCTTCCAACGACAGCTTCCCGACCGCGATGCATGTGGCAACGGCGGTCGAGATCAACCGTTCGCTGATCCCGGCACTGGAGCATCTGCACCAGGCGTTGTCCGACAAGGCTGCTGCCTTTGACGACATCATCAAGATCGGCCGCACCCACCTGCAGGACGCGACACCGTTGACGCTGGGTCAGGAGTTCTCTGGCTATGCCCGTCAGATCGAACTGGGCATCGCGCGCGTCAAGGCGAGCCTGCCGCACGTCTATGCACTCGCCATGGGCGGAACGGCGGTCGGCACAGGCCTCAACACACCGGCCGGGTTCGATGTGGAGTTTGCCGCCAAGGTCGCAGACCTGACCGGCCTGCCCTTCTCCACCGCGCCCAACAAGTTCGAAGCGCTTGCCGCCCACGACGCCATGGTCGAGGTGTCGGGCGCGCTGAACGTGCTCGCGGTCTCGTGCAACAAGATCGCCGGCGACATTCGCCTGCTGGGATCCGGACCGCGCTGCGGTATTGGCGAACTTGCGTTGCCGGCGAACGAGCCGGGTTCGTCGATCATGCCGGGCAAGGTCAATCCGACCCAATCGGAAGCCATGACCATGGTGTGCGCCCAGGTCATGGGCAATCACGTCGCCGTGACGTTCGGCGGCGCGCAAGGCCACTTCGAGCTCAACGTCTTTAAACCCGTCATCATCTTCAACGTGCTGCATTCGATCCGCCTGCTTGCCGACGCGTCGATGAGCTTCGCCGACAACTGCGTCATCGGGATCGAACCGAACCGGGAGCGCATCGCCAAACTGCGTGACGAATCCCTGATGCTGGTCACCGCGCTCAACCCCCACATCGGCTATGACAAGGCTGCCAAGGTGGCGAAGAAGGCCCATGCCGACGGATCGACCTTGAAAGACGCGGCCGTCGCCCTTGGCTACCTGACCGCAGAGGAGTTCGACCAGTGGGTACGTCCCGAAAACATGGTCCGACCGGCATCGTGA
- a CDS encoding efflux RND transporter periplasmic adaptor subunit, with product MFLRPLSFFAVLSLLVGVSHGVVAQQADGIPVIAAEVREVELVDRIEALGTTFANESIDVTSTIADTVAEIHFTDGQEVARGDLLVVLNRDEEFANLKAAQANLAQRQREFERAEELVERRVASEASLDESRALLLQAQADVEVVEARLAQHRIVAPFSGVVGLRDVSLGAYISPGDLITTLDDIETIKIDFSVPAIYLASLRPGLAISAVTSAYGERVFDGEVQSVDSRVDPVTRSVVVRAVIDNADLALRPGMLMQLELLREPRLNVVVPEAALVPQGQDQFVYVIDDTAGEAVELRQVTIGSRMNGMAEVVDGMAPGELVVTHGTTNVRPGQVVDVRAIDDGSMTLAELLASLSSGGSE from the coding sequence ATGTTTCTTCGCCCCTTGTCTTTCTTTGCCGTGCTGAGCCTGCTCGTCGGTGTTTCGCACGGTGTGGTGGCCCAACAAGCGGACGGCATCCCCGTCATCGCGGCGGAGGTTCGCGAGGTCGAACTGGTCGACCGGATCGAGGCGCTGGGCACGACCTTCGCGAACGAGAGCATCGACGTGACGTCGACCATCGCCGATACCGTGGCCGAGATTCACTTCACCGACGGCCAGGAAGTCGCCCGCGGCGATCTTTTGGTCGTCCTCAACCGTGATGAGGAGTTCGCCAACCTCAAGGCGGCGCAGGCCAATCTGGCGCAGCGTCAGCGAGAGTTCGAGCGTGCCGAGGAGCTGGTCGAGCGACGCGTTGCGTCGGAGGCGTCCCTCGATGAATCCCGCGCTTTGCTGTTGCAGGCCCAGGCGGATGTCGAGGTGGTCGAGGCGCGCCTGGCACAGCATCGCATTGTCGCGCCGTTCAGTGGTGTCGTCGGATTGCGCGATGTCAGCTTGGGCGCTTACATCTCGCCTGGCGATCTCATCACCACGCTTGATGACATCGAGACCATCAAGATCGATTTTTCTGTACCGGCCATCTATCTGGCGTCGCTCAGGCCGGGCTTGGCGATCAGCGCGGTAACGAGCGCCTATGGCGAGCGCGTCTTCGATGGCGAAGTCCAGAGTGTCGACAGCCGCGTCGATCCGGTGACCCGCTCGGTCGTCGTGAGAGCCGTCATCGACAACGCAGACCTGGCCTTGAGACCCGGCATGCTGATGCAGCTTGAGCTGCTGCGTGAACCTCGTCTTAACGTCGTTGTGCCCGAAGCCGCACTGGTGCCGCAGGGCCAGGATCAGTTCGTCTATGTGATCGACGACACCGCCGGTGAGGCGGTCGAACTGCGCCAGGTCACCATCGGGTCACGGATGAACGGCATGGCCGAGGTGGTCGACGGTATGGCGCCGGGGGAATTGGTGGTGACTCACGGCACCACGAACGTCCGGCCCGGTCAGGTGGTCGATGTTCGCGCCATCGATGATGGCAGCATGACGCTGGCCGAACTGCTGGCAAGCCTCTCGAGCGGCGGTTCCGAGTAG